The following proteins are co-located in the Equus quagga isolate Etosha38 chromosome 22, UCLA_HA_Equagga_1.0, whole genome shotgun sequence genome:
- the PDLIM3 gene encoding PDZ and LIM domain protein 3 isoform X2: MPQNVILPGPAPWGFRLSGGIDFNQPLVITRITPGSKAAAANLCPGDVILAIDGFGTESMTHADAQDRIKAAAHQLCLKIDRADTRLWSPQVTEDGKAHPFKINLESEPQEFKPIGTAHNRRAQPFVAAANIDDKRQVVSASYNSPIGLYSTSNIQDALHGQLRGLIPSSPQHEPVASVPPQSDVYRMLHDNRDEPTQPRQSGSFRVLQELVNDDDRPAGTRSVRAPVTKVHGGAGSTQKMPLCDKCGSGIVGAVVKARDKYRHPECFVCADCNLNLKQKGYFFVEGELYCETHARARTRPPEGYDTVTLYPRA, from the exons ATTACTCCAGGAAGCAAGGCAGCAGCTGCCAACCTGTGTCCTGGAGATGTCATCCTGGCTATCGATGGCTTTGGTACAGAGTCCATGACTCATGCTGATGCACAGGACAGGATTAAAGCAGCAGCACACCAACTGTGTCTCAAAATTGACAG GGCAGACACTCGCTTGTGGTCTCCACAGGTAACTGAAGATGGGAAGGCTCATCCTTTCAAAATCAACTTAGAATCAGAACCACAG GAGTTCAAACCCATTGGTACCGCCCACAACAGAAGGGCCCAGCCTTTTGTTGCAGCAGCAAACATTGATGACAAAAGACAGGTAGTGAGCGCTTCCTATAACTCACCAATTGGGCTCTATTCAACTAGCAATATACAAGACGCACTTCACGGACAGCTGCGGGGTCTCATTCCTAGTTCACCTCAACA TGAACCCGTTGCCTCGGTGCCCCCCCAGTCAGACGTGTACCGGATGCTCCATGACAATCGGGATGAACCCACTCAGCCTCGCCAGTCAGGCTCCTTCAGAGTGCTCCAGGAACTCGTTAATGATG atgaCCGTCCTGCTGGAACTCGGAGTGTGAGAGCTCCAGTTACAAAAGTCCACGGTGGTGCTGGCAGCACACAAAAGATGCCGCTCTGTGACAAATGTGGGAGTGGCATTGT ggGTGCCGTTGTGAAGGCCCGGGATAAGTACCGGCATCCCGAGTGCTTCGTGTGTGCTGATTGCAACCTCAACCTCAAACAAAAGGGCTACTTCTTCGTGGAGGGGGAGCTGTACTGCGAAACGCATGCGCGAGCCCGCACGAGGCCCCCAGAGGGCTACGACACAGTCACCCTTTATCCCCGGGCTTAA
- the PDLIM3 gene encoding PDZ and LIM domain protein 3 isoform X1, with translation MPQNVILPGPAPWGFRLSGGIDFNQPLVITRITPGSKAAAANLCPGDVILAIDGFGTESMTHADAQDRIKAAAHQLCLKIDRADTRLWSPQVTEDGKAHPFKINLESEPQDVNYFEHKHNIRPKPFIIPGRSSGCSTPSGIDGGSGRSTPSSVSTLSTICPGDLKVAAKMAPNIPLEMELPGVKIVHAQFNTPMQLYSDDNIMETLQGQVSTALGEAPSMSEPVASVPPQSDVYRMLHDNRDEPTQPRQSGSFRVLQELVNDDDRPAGTRSVRAPVTKVHGGAGSTQKMPLCDKCGSGIVGAVVKARDKYRHPECFVCADCNLNLKQKGYFFVEGELYCETHARARTRPPEGYDTVTLYPRA, from the exons ATTACTCCAGGAAGCAAGGCAGCAGCTGCCAACCTGTGTCCTGGAGATGTCATCCTGGCTATCGATGGCTTTGGTACAGAGTCCATGACTCATGCTGATGCACAGGACAGGATTAAAGCAGCAGCACACCAACTGTGTCTCAAAATTGACAG GGCAGACACTCGCTTGTGGTCTCCACAGGTAACTGAAGATGGGAAGGCTCATCCTTTCAAAATCAACTTAGAATCAGAACCACAG GATGTGAACTACTTTGAACACAAGCACAATATTCGGCCCAAACCTTTCATAATCCCAGGCCGAAGCAG TGGATGCAGTACTCCGTCCGGTATTGACGGTGGCAGTGGACGTAGCACCCCTTCTTCTGTCAGTACTCTTAGTACTATTTGCCCAGGTGACTTGAAAGTTGCTGCTAAGATGGCCCCTAACATTCCTTTGGAAATGGAACTTCCTGGTGTGAAGATTGTACATGCCCAGTTTAATACACCTATGCAGTTGTACTCAGATGACAATATTATGGAAACACTTCAGGGTCAGGTTTCAACAGCTCTAGGGGAAGCACCCTCAATGAG TGAACCCGTTGCCTCGGTGCCCCCCCAGTCAGACGTGTACCGGATGCTCCATGACAATCGGGATGAACCCACTCAGCCTCGCCAGTCAGGCTCCTTCAGAGTGCTCCAGGAACTCGTTAATGATG atgaCCGTCCTGCTGGAACTCGGAGTGTGAGAGCTCCAGTTACAAAAGTCCACGGTGGTGCTGGCAGCACACAAAAGATGCCGCTCTGTGACAAATGTGGGAGTGGCATTGT ggGTGCCGTTGTGAAGGCCCGGGATAAGTACCGGCATCCCGAGTGCTTCGTGTGTGCTGATTGCAACCTCAACCTCAAACAAAAGGGCTACTTCTTCGTGGAGGGGGAGCTGTACTGCGAAACGCATGCGCGAGCCCGCACGAGGCCCCCAGAGGGCTACGACACAGTCACCCTTTATCCCCGGGCTTAA